A genomic window from Flavobacterium azooxidireducens includes:
- the katG gene encoding catalase/peroxidase HPI, which produces MGNEATPSHSSSGKCPVMHGANSNTKQSVMEWWPKALNLDILHQHDTKTNPLGKDFNYAEEFKKLDLEALKHDLKNLMTDSQDWWPADWGHYGGLMIRLAWHAAGTYRIGDGRGGSNTGNQRFAPLNSWPDNGNLDKARRLLWPIKKKYGNKISWADLMILAGNMAYESMGFKTFGFAGGREDIWHPEKDIYWGSEKEWLAPTVTEGSRYSGQRDLENPLAAVMMGLIYVNPEGVDGNPDPLKTAHDMRVTFDRMAMNDEETVALTAGGHTVGKAHGNGDASLLGESPEGGEIFDQGFGWMNPTGTGSGADTVTSGIEGAWTTHPTVFDDGYFHLLFKYDWQLTKSPAGAWQYEPINIAEEDMPVDAHNPSVRRKPMMTDADMALKMDPAYRKISERFQQDPAYFRDAFARAWFKLTHRDLGPKSRYLGADVPAEDLIWQDPIPTVSYSLSDSEIDELKVKLLNSGLTRTDLINTAWDSARTFRGSDFRGGANGARIRLAPQKDWQGNEPGRLQKVLNRLSEIQDSLPKKVSIADLIVLGGTAAVEQAVREGGFNINVPFTPGRGDATQEMTDADSFTDLEPLHDAFRNWLKKDYVVSPEEMMLDKAQLMGLTAPEMTVLLGGMRVLGTNYAGAKHGVFTHNEGKLSNDFFVNLTDMNNSWKPVGENLYNIVDRKTGETKWTATRVDLVFGSNSILRAYAEVYAQDDNQEKFAQDFVNAWVKVMNADRFDVK; this is translated from the coding sequence ATGGGCAATGAAGCGACACCCTCTCATTCATCTTCCGGAAAATGTCCCGTGATGCACGGAGCTAATTCCAATACAAAACAATCGGTGATGGAATGGTGGCCAAAAGCATTAAACTTAGACATTTTACACCAACACGACACCAAAACCAATCCGTTAGGAAAAGATTTTAACTACGCGGAGGAATTCAAAAAATTAGATTTAGAAGCACTTAAACACGACCTTAAAAACCTAATGACTGACAGCCAAGATTGGTGGCCGGCCGATTGGGGACATTATGGTGGTTTAATGATTCGTTTGGCTTGGCACGCAGCCGGAACCTACAGAATAGGTGATGGTAGAGGAGGAAGCAACACAGGAAACCAACGTTTTGCACCGTTGAACAGTTGGCCTGATAATGGTAACTTAGACAAAGCTCGTCGTTTATTATGGCCAATCAAGAAAAAATACGGAAACAAAATTTCGTGGGCCGATTTGATGATTCTCGCCGGAAATATGGCGTATGAATCAATGGGTTTCAAAACGTTTGGTTTTGCAGGAGGACGAGAAGACATTTGGCATCCTGAAAAAGATATTTACTGGGGGTCCGAAAAAGAATGGTTGGCTCCAACTGTTACCGAAGGAAGCCGTTATTCCGGTCAACGTGACCTTGAAAATCCGTTAGCAGCTGTAATGATGGGATTGATTTACGTAAACCCGGAAGGTGTTGACGGAAACCCTGATCCATTAAAAACCGCTCACGATATGCGTGTGACTTTTGATCGAATGGCAATGAATGACGAAGAAACCGTTGCCTTAACCGCAGGTGGTCATACCGTTGGAAAAGCTCACGGAAATGGTGATGCTTCTTTATTAGGAGAAAGCCCTGAAGGCGGAGAAATCTTTGACCAAGGTTTTGGATGGATGAACCCAACCGGAACAGGAAGTGGTGCTGACACCGTTACATCCGGAATCGAAGGTGCTTGGACAACCCATCCAACTGTTTTTGACGATGGATATTTCCACTTATTGTTTAAATACGATTGGCAATTAACTAAAAGTCCTGCCGGAGCTTGGCAGTACGAACCAATAAATATTGCCGAAGAAGATATGCCGGTGGATGCTCACAATCCATCAGTTCGTAGAAAACCGATGATGACCGATGCAGATATGGCGTTGAAAATGGATCCTGCTTACCGCAAAATATCCGAGCGTTTCCAACAAGATCCGGCTTACTTCCGTGATGCGTTTGCGAGAGCTTGGTTCAAATTAACCCACAGAGATTTAGGACCAAAATCACGTTACCTTGGTGCAGATGTTCCTGCCGAAGATTTAATTTGGCAAGATCCTATACCAACCGTAAGTTATTCATTATCTGACTCTGAAATTGATGAGTTAAAAGTAAAATTACTAAACTCTGGTTTAACCCGAACCGACTTAATTAACACCGCTTGGGACAGTGCCAGAACTTTCCGTGGTTCCGATTTTAGAGGAGGAGCCAATGGAGCCCGCATCCGTTTAGCACCACAAAAAGACTGGCAAGGGAACGAACCGGGACGTTTACAAAAAGTATTGAATAGATTATCCGAAATTCAAGATAGTTTACCTAAAAAAGTAAGCATCGCCGATTTAATCGTATTAGGCGGAACTGCCGCTGTGGAACAAGCTGTTCGTGAAGGCGGTTTCAACATCAATGTACCGTTTACACCCGGTCGTGGCGATGCTACGCAAGAAATGACCGATGCCGATTCGTTTACAGATTTAGAACCACTACACGATGCTTTCCGCAACTGGTTGAAAAAAGACTATGTGGTTTCTCCCGAAGAAATGATGTTAGACAAAGCTCAGTTAATGGGTTTAACCGCACCGGAAATGACCGTTCTTCTAGGCGGAATGCGAGTGTTAGGCACAAACTATGCCGGAGCGAAACACGGTGTATTCACCCACAACGAAGGCAAACTTTCCAACGATTTCTTTGTGAACTTGACCGATATGAACAACAGTTGGAAACCGGTAGGCGAGAACCTCTACAATATAGTAGACCGCAAAACCGGCGAAACCAAATGGACAGCCACCCGAGTAGATTTAGTATTCGGTTCCAACTCTATTCTTAGAGCCTATGCCGAAGTCTATGCCCAAGACGACAACCAAGAAAAGTTTGCTCAAGACTTCGTAAACGCTTGGGTGAAAGTAATGAATGCAGATCGTTTTGATGTGAAATAA